In a genomic window of Corvus moneduloides isolate bCorMon1 chromosome 17, bCorMon1.pri, whole genome shotgun sequence:
- the LOC116452614 gene encoding protein-glutamine gamma-glutamyltransferase 6-like isoform X2 — translation MAALKIGKVNWQSKLNKAAHHTSDYSSTEVILRRGQPFSISLNLKTTVQSWDNFTFIASTGPSPSQQTKAIFTLSEEGASGWSATQEPGEPRCLNVAILSPADAVIGRYKLKLQVLAGNKVSSKVLGQFVLLFNPWCPDDDVYMADEKERQEYVLNDSGIIFQGLEKDIQQEAWNYGQFEEDILDISLAILDRSLNHREDPAVDVSNRNSPVYVSRVISAMVNSNDEKGVVEGKWSGKYRSGTNPLRWSGSVTILRKWYRARYRPVRYGQCWVFAGVTCTVLRCLGIPTRVITNFNSAHDKNLNLSVDKYIDMSGNTLHLSEDSVWNFHVWNESWFVRRDLGSFYDGWQVLDATPQEKSKGIYQCGPASTRAIKEGDVNLDYDSPFVFAAVNADCVTWIRYSKKRKERIYSNTRKIGKFISTKAVGTNSRVDVTANYKYPEGSLKERQVYKKALKLLGVRRPGKRTKIPRPRRGFSRAQPAQTPSISGKLLLDASPVIGQDILLTLTLRNLISDFQTIKVKLKASAILYTRKPKAEILQLHRSIKLGSEEVKEISFKILYSQYKNSLMDDRKILVTAVCQIKQGASLLIEKDIVLQDPFLTIKVLGPAVVHRPVNVEVTFTNPLSDVVTDCVLRAEGSGLLKEQLRIHVERMAPMETSTVQFEIIPYRRGTRQLQVDLVCTHFSDIKGFVMLDVAPAQ, via the exons CCctaaaaataggaaaagtcAACTGGCAATCCAAGCTAAATAAAGCTGCACATCACACCTCTGattacagcagcacagaagtaATCTTGAGGAGAGGGCAGCCCTTCAGCATCTCTCTGAACctcaaaacaacagtgcaaTCTTGGGACAACTTCACCTTTATTGCAAGCACAG GACCATCTCCATCCCAGCAGACCAAGGCCATATTTACCCTTTCTGAGGAGGGTGCCAGTGGCTGGAGTGCAACCCAAGAGCCCGGTGAGCCTCGCTGCCTGAACGTCGCCATCCTCAGCCCAGCCGATGCTGTCATTGGGCGATACAAACTCAAACTCCAGGTCCTGGCTGGGAACAAGGTCTCTTCCAAAGTCCTGGGCCAGTTTGTGCTACTCTTCAATCCCTGGTGTCCAG ATGATGATGTCTACATGGCTGATGAAAAGGAGCGGCAGGAGTATGTTCTGAATGACAGTGGAATCATATTTCAGGGACTGGAGAAAGATATCCAACAAGAAGCTTGGAACTATGGACAG TTTGAAGAGGACATCCTTGACATCTCTCTGGCTATACTGGATCGGAGCCTGAACCACCGCGAGGACCCAGCTGTGGACGTCTCCAACCGGAACAGCCCTGTCTATGTCAGCAGGGTTATCAGTGCCATG GTTAACAGCAATGATGAAAAAGGAGTAGTGGAAGGGAAGTGGAGTGGGAAGTACCGCTCAGGAACAAACCCCCTGCGATGGAGCGGGAGCGTGACCATCCTTCGGAAGTGGTACCGGGCCAGGTACAGACCAGTCCGGTACGGCCAGTGCTGGGTCTTTGCAGGAGTCACGTGCACAG TACTGAGATGCTTGGGAATACCTACTCGTGTTATTACAAACTTCAACTCTGCCCACGACAAGAATCTAAACCTGAGTGTTGATAAGTACATTGACATGTCTGGAAACACTCTACACTTGAGTGAAGACAGTGTGTG GAATTTCCATGTCTGGAATGAAAGCTGGTTTGTTAGAAGAGATCTCGGCTCTTTTTATGATGGATGGCAGGTTCTGGATGCAACGCcccaggaaaaaagcaaag GCATCTATCAGTGTGGTCCTGCCTCCACCAGAGCCATTAAAGAAGGGGATGTGAACCTGGATTACGACAGCCCATTTGTGTTTGCAGCAGTGAATGCTGACTGTGTTACTTGGATTCGCTatagcaagaaaagaaaagagagaatttaTTCTAATACCAGGAAGATTGGAAAATTTATCAGCACCAAAGCAGTGGGCACCAACTCCCGTGTGGATGTCACTGCTAATTACAAATATCCAGAAG GATCCTTGAAAGAAAGGCAGGTATACAAGAAAGCACTGAAGCTGCTTGGTGTGAGAAGACCTggaaaaagaaccaaaattCCAAGACCCAGAAGAGGATTTTCAAGGGCACAGCCTGCACAAACCCCCAGTATCTCAGGGAAACTGCTCCTTGATGCATCTCCTGTAATTGGCCAAGACATCCTCCTTACCTTGACACTCAGAAACTTGATCTCAGATTTTCAGACCATAAAAGTTAAACTTAAGGCTTCAGCCATTCTCTACACCAGAAAACCCAAGGCAGAAATTTTGCAGTTGCATAGGTCTATTAAACTTGGATCTGAAGAag TGAAAGAGATTTCTTTCAAGATCCTCTATTCCCAGTATAAAAACTCTCTGATGGATGACAGGAAGATCCTAGTGACTGCTGTGTGCCAAATCAAACAGGGAGCCTCGCTTCTCATTGAGAAGGATATTGTACTGCAGGATCCTTTCCTCACCATAAAG gTCCTTGGCCCAGCTGTAGTACACAGGCCTGTCAATGTGGAGGTCACATTCACCAACCCTCTGTCTGACGTGGTGACAGACTGTGTGCTGAGAGCTGAAGGCAGTGGCCTGCTCAAAGAGCAACTCCGAATCCA TGTGGAAAGAATGGCCCCTATGGAGACCTCAACAGTGCAATTTGAAATCATTCCCTACCGGAGGGGCACCAGGCAGCTTCAGGTGGACTTGGTTTGCACCCATTTTTCAGACATTAAGGGATTTGTGATGCTTGATGTGGCTCCCGCTCAGTGA
- the LOC116452614 gene encoding protein-glutamine gamma-glutamyltransferase 6-like isoform X1, with the protein MSCVFLALKIGKVNWQSKLNKAAHHTSDYSSTEVILRRGQPFSISLNLKTTVQSWDNFTFIASTGPSPSQQTKAIFTLSEEGASGWSATQEPGEPRCLNVAILSPADAVIGRYKLKLQVLAGNKVSSKVLGQFVLLFNPWCPDDDVYMADEKERQEYVLNDSGIIFQGLEKDIQQEAWNYGQFEEDILDISLAILDRSLNHREDPAVDVSNRNSPVYVSRVISAMVNSNDEKGVVEGKWSGKYRSGTNPLRWSGSVTILRKWYRARYRPVRYGQCWVFAGVTCTVLRCLGIPTRVITNFNSAHDKNLNLSVDKYIDMSGNTLHLSEDSVWNFHVWNESWFVRRDLGSFYDGWQVLDATPQEKSKGIYQCGPASTRAIKEGDVNLDYDSPFVFAAVNADCVTWIRYSKKRKERIYSNTRKIGKFISTKAVGTNSRVDVTANYKYPEGSLKERQVYKKALKLLGVRRPGKRTKIPRPRRGFSRAQPAQTPSISGKLLLDASPVIGQDILLTLTLRNLISDFQTIKVKLKASAILYTRKPKAEILQLHRSIKLGSEEVKEISFKILYSQYKNSLMDDRKILVTAVCQIKQGASLLIEKDIVLQDPFLTIKVLGPAVVHRPVNVEVTFTNPLSDVVTDCVLRAEGSGLLKEQLRIHVERMAPMETSTVQFEIIPYRRGTRQLQVDLVCTHFSDIKGFVMLDVAPAQ; encoded by the exons atGTCTTGTGTCTTTCTAGCCctaaaaataggaaaagtcAACTGGCAATCCAAGCTAAATAAAGCTGCACATCACACCTCTGattacagcagcacagaagtaATCTTGAGGAGAGGGCAGCCCTTCAGCATCTCTCTGAACctcaaaacaacagtgcaaTCTTGGGACAACTTCACCTTTATTGCAAGCACAG GACCATCTCCATCCCAGCAGACCAAGGCCATATTTACCCTTTCTGAGGAGGGTGCCAGTGGCTGGAGTGCAACCCAAGAGCCCGGTGAGCCTCGCTGCCTGAACGTCGCCATCCTCAGCCCAGCCGATGCTGTCATTGGGCGATACAAACTCAAACTCCAGGTCCTGGCTGGGAACAAGGTCTCTTCCAAAGTCCTGGGCCAGTTTGTGCTACTCTTCAATCCCTGGTGTCCAG ATGATGATGTCTACATGGCTGATGAAAAGGAGCGGCAGGAGTATGTTCTGAATGACAGTGGAATCATATTTCAGGGACTGGAGAAAGATATCCAACAAGAAGCTTGGAACTATGGACAG TTTGAAGAGGACATCCTTGACATCTCTCTGGCTATACTGGATCGGAGCCTGAACCACCGCGAGGACCCAGCTGTGGACGTCTCCAACCGGAACAGCCCTGTCTATGTCAGCAGGGTTATCAGTGCCATG GTTAACAGCAATGATGAAAAAGGAGTAGTGGAAGGGAAGTGGAGTGGGAAGTACCGCTCAGGAACAAACCCCCTGCGATGGAGCGGGAGCGTGACCATCCTTCGGAAGTGGTACCGGGCCAGGTACAGACCAGTCCGGTACGGCCAGTGCTGGGTCTTTGCAGGAGTCACGTGCACAG TACTGAGATGCTTGGGAATACCTACTCGTGTTATTACAAACTTCAACTCTGCCCACGACAAGAATCTAAACCTGAGTGTTGATAAGTACATTGACATGTCTGGAAACACTCTACACTTGAGTGAAGACAGTGTGTG GAATTTCCATGTCTGGAATGAAAGCTGGTTTGTTAGAAGAGATCTCGGCTCTTTTTATGATGGATGGCAGGTTCTGGATGCAACGCcccaggaaaaaagcaaag GCATCTATCAGTGTGGTCCTGCCTCCACCAGAGCCATTAAAGAAGGGGATGTGAACCTGGATTACGACAGCCCATTTGTGTTTGCAGCAGTGAATGCTGACTGTGTTACTTGGATTCGCTatagcaagaaaagaaaagagagaatttaTTCTAATACCAGGAAGATTGGAAAATTTATCAGCACCAAAGCAGTGGGCACCAACTCCCGTGTGGATGTCACTGCTAATTACAAATATCCAGAAG GATCCTTGAAAGAAAGGCAGGTATACAAGAAAGCACTGAAGCTGCTTGGTGTGAGAAGACCTggaaaaagaaccaaaattCCAAGACCCAGAAGAGGATTTTCAAGGGCACAGCCTGCACAAACCCCCAGTATCTCAGGGAAACTGCTCCTTGATGCATCTCCTGTAATTGGCCAAGACATCCTCCTTACCTTGACACTCAGAAACTTGATCTCAGATTTTCAGACCATAAAAGTTAAACTTAAGGCTTCAGCCATTCTCTACACCAGAAAACCCAAGGCAGAAATTTTGCAGTTGCATAGGTCTATTAAACTTGGATCTGAAGAag TGAAAGAGATTTCTTTCAAGATCCTCTATTCCCAGTATAAAAACTCTCTGATGGATGACAGGAAGATCCTAGTGACTGCTGTGTGCCAAATCAAACAGGGAGCCTCGCTTCTCATTGAGAAGGATATTGTACTGCAGGATCCTTTCCTCACCATAAAG gTCCTTGGCCCAGCTGTAGTACACAGGCCTGTCAATGTGGAGGTCACATTCACCAACCCTCTGTCTGACGTGGTGACAGACTGTGTGCTGAGAGCTGAAGGCAGTGGCCTGCTCAAAGAGCAACTCCGAATCCA TGTGGAAAGAATGGCCCCTATGGAGACCTCAACAGTGCAATTTGAAATCATTCCCTACCGGAGGGGCACCAGGCAGCTTCAGGTGGACTTGGTTTGCACCCATTTTTCAGACATTAAGGGATTTGTGATGCTTGATGTGGCTCCCGCTCAGTGA
- the CCNDBP1 gene encoding cyclin-D1-binding protein 1, translating to MEAREPLRDVRGALRAVLARLREGEPGEGREPFELPRFWDALGQTFQVTSQEATKLSLAFSRPPLPSSEDCQKLSEDVQNAILAVATVYYWLPKSQGTTLRKMVRDATTEVVEGMIQLTDTILNAPVESLSQEQLISTGGVWEACEQVSKLPRDNQAAVVSALAACLGVVKDAVEEMEHALVEGQDPYGDIMEDEELGFRGNRDTYWSEADRQLLSSCMGLMKASKACLKKVLAAVKAHGKAESPEQIAQLDDLADIANEISPSVDELALSMYPPVNPLAVRLNAAKLASVLKKVLEIAKTSHVCPPSEEGWVQFLTGAVDHNMNKVKNFTQGQL from the exons ATGGAGGCGCGGGAGCCGCTGCGGGACGTGCGCGGAGCGCTGCGGGCGGTGCTGGCGCGGCTGCGAG AGGGAGAGCCCGGCGAGGGCCGAGAGCCGTTCGAGCTGCCGCGCTTCTGGGACGCGCTAG gtcagACATTCCAAGTAACATCACAGGAAGCTACAAAGCTGAGTCTGGCATTCTCAAGGCCTCCACTACCTTCTTCAGAG GATTGCCAGAAGCTGAGTGAGGATGTCCAAAATGCCATTCTTGCAGTTGCCACAGTGTACTACTGGCTCCCCAAGAGCCAAG GTACTACTCTTCGGAAGATGGTTCGAGATGCTACCACTGAAGTAGTGGAGGGGATGATCCAACTCACAGACACCATTCTCAATGCTCCAGTGGAGAG cttgTCTCAGGAACAGCTCATATCAACTGGAGGTGTGTGGGAGGCCTGTGAGCAAGTGTCTAAGCTGCCACGAG aTAACCAGGCAGCAGTTGTGTCGGCTCTGGCTGCATGTCTAGGTGTGGTCAAGGATGCTGTGGAAGAGATGGAACAT GCACTGgtggaggggcaggatccctATGGGGACATCATGGAAGATGAAGAGCTGGGCTTTCGGGGCAACAGAGACACATATTGGTCAGAGGCTGACCggcagctgctcagctcctgcatgGGATTAATGAAGGCTTCTAAAGCTTGCCTGAAGAAGGTCTTGGCTGCAGTGAAGGCCCATGGCAAAGCTGAATCGCCAGAGCAGATTGCTCAGCTGGATGACCTGGCAGACATTGCTAATGAGATCAGTCCAAG TGTTGATGAGCTGGCACTGAGCATGTACCCCCCTGTGAACCCCTTGGCTGTGCGACTTAAT gCTGCTAAGTTGGCCTCAGTATTAAAGAAAGTCTTAGAGATTGCAAA GACAAGCCATGTATGTCCACCATCAGAGGAAGGCTGGGTGCAGTTTCTTACTGGTGCAGTAGATCACAACATGAACAAAGTCAAGAACTTCACACAGGGTCAACTTTAG
- the EPB42 gene encoding erythrocyte membrane protein band 4.2 — MGQGLSKKKCDFMIPENNKNHHTEEISTERLIVRRGQPFTITVSFSAPVHNYLQQMKRTFLIVQTGSHRYKADEIQTEFPISSLGDQKQWSAAVEEQDPNFWTLCVNTPANAPIGQYTLLLRASKSSHFLGNFTLLFNPWCRDDEVFLANEAQRQEYILNQDGIIYQGTENTVLAQPWDFSQFEEDMVDICFILLALGEHFQRKKDPAQRKSPVHVCRAVAAMLNCNEFRCLTECEPGQHSNGIPPSTWLGSSPILRQWIASKFQPVCYGQCWVFAAVLCSVLRCLGIPTRVVTGFTWAHNTKSSLSVDEYYDEDGTLLTQDNTAHVWTFHVWNECWMARTDLLPEYSGWQALDATCQEKSKGPSFCGPAPVHAIKEGDTQVDYDVCYFFAAINAKCQVWIHKADDTLKPAFGGTKYTGNNISTKSVGSERCEDITQNYKYPEGSLQEKKVLDKAYRNMKELDTTTSSITTQFISIPTALEEPVNLFIHLQSNSSLQLGQDITLSIEVFNHSGGEKATHLVVGIQALHYNGVPIAQLWKEEFHFNLQSNSVNNLQVSVPYTWFGKELGENHLLRLTAVLRDEDSFYMYLAQEDISICDSPLTIEFPENMVQYEPSTAKISLQNPLMEPLEQCVIAVTGQGLIYRQRNYKLGSVQVKSTQELQIPFTPTRAGPRRLTACLTCLQLQNLKSYRTTNIAAA; from the exons ATGGGCCAAG GTCTGAGcaagaaaaaatgtgatttcatgATCCCagagaacaacaaaaaccaccacacagaagaaatcagcactgaaaggctcATAGTGAGGCGGGGACAGCCATTCACCATCACTGTGAGCTTCTCAGCTCCAGTACACAACTATCTGCAGCAGATGAAGAGGACCTTCCTCATCGTACAGACAG GATCACATCGTTACAAAGCAGATGAAATCCAGACTGAATTTCCTATCTCCAGCCTGGGAGACCAGAAGCAGTGGAGTGCAGCAGTGGAGGAACAGGACCCAAATTTCTGGACCCTGTGTGTGAACACACCTGCCAATGCCCCCATTGGCCAGTACACTCTGCTTTTACGTGCCTCCAAATCCTCCCATTTCCTGGGCAACTTCACCCTTCTCTTTAATCCCTGGTGCCGAG ATGATGAGGTGTTCTTGGCTAATGAGGCACAGCGGCAGGAGTACATTTTAAACCAAGATGGCATCATCTACCAGGGGACTGAAAATACAGTCCTAGCCCAACCCTGGGACTTCAGTCAG TTTGAGGAGGATATGGTTGACATCTGCTTCATACTGCTGGCTCTAGGGGAacactttcaaagaaaaaaggatcCTGCCCAGCGCAAGAGCCCCGTCCATGTCTGCCGAGCAGTTGCTGCCATG ctgaacTGCAATGAGTTTAGATGCCTGACAGAATGTGAGCCTGGGCAACACTCTAATGGGATACCCCCTTCCACATGGCTGGGAAGCAGCCCCATCCTCCGGCAGTGGATTGCATCAAAATTCCAGCCTGTCTGCtatgggcagtgctgggtgttTGCTGCAGTCCTGTGTTCAG TTCTGAGGTGCTTGGGAATTCCTACCAGGGTGGTCACTGGCTTTACGTGGGCTCACAACACCAAGAGCAGCCTGAGTGTGGATGAGTATTATGATGAAGATGGGACACTGCTTACACAGGACAATACTGCTCATGTCTG GACCTTCCATGTTTGGAATGAATGCTGGATGGCTCGGACAGACTTGCTACCAGAGTACAGTGGGTGGCAGGCACTGGATGCCACCTgccaggaaaaaagcaaag GTCCATCCTTCTGTGGGCCAGCCCCTGTTCATGCCATCAAGGAAGGGGACACACAAGTTGATTATGATGTCTGCTACTTCTTTGCTGCCATCAATGCCAAGTGTCAGGTCTGGATACACAAAGCAGATGACACCCTCAAGCCAGCTTTTGGTGGCACAAAATACACCGGTAACAACATCAGCACCAAGAGTGTGGGCAGTGAACGCTGTGAGGACATCACACAGAACTACAAGTACCCTGAAG gttctctccaggaaaaaaaagtacttgaCAAAGCCTACAGAAATATGAAGGAACTTGACACAACCACCAGCAGCATCACCACACAGTTTATCTCCATTCCTACTGCTCTTGAAGAGCCAGTTAACCTTTTCATCCACCTCCAGTCAAATAGTTCTTTGCAACTGGGACAAGACATTACACTTTCCATTGAAGTGTTTAACCACAGTGGTGGTGAAAAGGCTACTCACCTGGTAGTTGGGATCCAGGCTCTGCATTATAATGGTGTGCCCATTGCCCAGCTTTGGAAGGAAGAGTTTCATTTTAACCTCCAAAGTAATTCAG TCAACAACCTGCAGGTCTCTGTGCCTTACACATGGTTTGGAAAAGAGCTGGGAGAGAACCATCTGCTCAGGCTGACTGCTGTGCTGAGAGATGAGGATTCCTTCTACATGTACCTGGCACAGGAAGACATCAGCATTTGTGATTCCCCTCTCACCATTGAG TTCCCAGAAAACATGGTACAGTATGAGCCAAGCACAGCAAAGATCAGCCTCCAGAACCCCCTCATGGAACCCCTGGAGCAGTGTGTGATAGCAGTCACAGGGCAGGGGCTCATTTACAGACAAAGGAATTACAA gtTGGGCTCTGTGCAAGTTAAAAGCACTCAAGAGCTGCAGATCCCATTCACCCCCACCCGAGCAGGGCCCAGAAGACTCACTGCATGTCTTacctgcctccagctccagaACCTGAAGAGCTACAGAACTACCAACATTGCTGCTGCCTGA